The Procambarus clarkii isolate CNS0578487 chromosome 24, FALCON_Pclarkii_2.0, whole genome shotgun sequence genome includes a region encoding these proteins:
- the LOC138368024 gene encoding uncharacterized protein, with the protein MWFIGHQWLISDQWPKQKPQVIVTNVTVPTENPELPRTLKSLHHQKIDLQELQTVAIEIEVRVNNRPLTYLSDDVLQCEPLSPAHMMYGRPLSTLVSLMDEEPEDPSFVRESDLAQRFKHLSGVISQWNDVWTREYLTALKEYHYGANNLYNRINLNPGDIVLVDSDRPRSKWPIGQIVSVHPDCQGILRIVKVKCRGNTTLRTLEKLVPLELAGKEHV; encoded by the exons atgtggttcattGGAcatcagtggctaatcagcgaccagtggcctaaacaaaagccacaagtcattgtgaccaatgtcactgtcccCACTGAGAATCcagaactacctcggactttg AAATCCCTACACCAccaaaagattgacctacagGAGCTCCAAACCGTAGCCATAGAGATAGAAGTACGGGTtaataaccgaccacttacctacctctctgatgatgttttgcagtgtgaaccattaagtccagctcatatGATGTATGGGAGACCACTCAGCACCCTTGTGTCCCTTATGGACGAGGAACCAGAAGATCCTTCATTTGTCCGAGAGAGTGATTTGgctcaacgtttcaaacatctatcaggggtgataagtcagtggaatgacgtatggactcgagaataccttacTGCTTTGAAGGAATATCATTACGGAGCAAACAACCTctacaacagaattaacttgaaccctggtgacatagttctggtggatagcGATAGGCCACGCTCAAAGTGGCCTATAggccaaatagtctctgttcatccagactgccagggcatcttgagaatagtgaaagtaaaatgcagaggcaacactactctcagaacattagagaaattagttcctttagaactggCAGGAAAAGAACACGTTtaa